DNA sequence from the candidate division WOR-3 bacterium genome:
TTTTCCCGAAGCCGGCGAAAAGTAGAAAGGAAACTTAAGAAGTATTATCCAGCGGTAGTTTCTATTGACCTTGTATTTAGAGATGACGAATTATCAAGGTCAAAGGTATTTGAGTGGTTTGTGGTTCAAAAATTGAAGGCCGAATTTTTCTGGCGTGACCCCTATAAAAATGAAGTGGATGTCATTTTGTCCAATAAAAATCCGATTCCAATTGAAATCAAATATCGCAAGATTGACATCAGTGGATTACTTAAATTTATGGAAAAATTCAGAGTTAATAAGGGCTACGTGATTACTTATAACATGGGAGAGGAAAAAAGAATAGATGGAAAGAAGATAGTTATCATTCCTGCTTATAAATTCCTACTCGGTATGGATGAGTTATTGCAATGAATATGTTTTAGGGTATATGCTCATCAATATTCATACCATTCCCAATGCGAAGAAGAAAGAAGTGATTATGTTGGGGAAGGATTTGTATAAAGTAAAGTTGATCTCTCCGCCAGAAAAAGGCAAGGCAAACGAGGAATTGATTGAAGTTCTCGCTGACTATTTCAATACAAAAAAATCAAATATAAGAATCATCAAGGGCGAATTTGGAAGAGATAAGGTTGTTGAGATTGAAAACCGATAGGCCGGGTAAAGTCTTTTCTTTTGTATGAGGACAAGAATCCCACTTTGTATCTTATTATTTTTAACGACTATATCAGTTTCAGGAATAGCATCTGCTGATACAATCAATATTTATTCCTATTAGGATTATCAAGTTGTATTTGCAACAAATTATAATCTTTTAAATTCCACTGAAAATTCAAGAAGTGCAGTTGAGTCTTTTACTAATATCTATTTCCGAGCGCTAAAACCTTAAAGATTTCCTTTTGGGAATATTGGTACAGGTATTTTTACTAAAAGTTTAATTGATGTTAAAAATTTTAAGGCGGATTTTGGCATGGATATATGGAATCAATATTATTATGTAATGGCTTCGCATTTAATAGTAGTTTGAAATACTCTATAAACAATCAATTTATTATGATGGTTCAGCCTTACTGGAAATCTAAAAGATATTTATTGAGCATGTCCACCACTCAGTGTGTATCAGCAGTTTGGTAATGAAGTTTTACTTTAACAAAGATGTTAATCACTTGAAATTACAACAAATGTTATGTAAAAAGATTTTAAAAAATCTTTACGATTTTTCTTGACTTTTTTCGGTTTTTAGATATAATTGTTTGCAACCAAGTGAAGTCCCGATGGCATATCTTATAAGAATAGAAGATAAAGAGTATACGGGGAGCATTAGCAGGATTGGTGCCTCTTTTAATATTTTGCTTAATGGTAAAAATATATTTGCAGAAGTTGCAGGTATAGAAAAGGACAAATTGACACTGATAATTGAAAACAGACCTTACCAAGTATTCCTTGATGGAGAAAATCACTTAACTATAAATGGTGAATCATATTCGTTTGAAGTAATTGATGAGCAGGTTGCCAAGGTATTAAAATCTGCTCCGGATATTGGACATAAAAAAGAGGTAACTGTCACTGCACCTATGCCGGGTCTGGTAATTGAGGTTGAGGTCAATGAAGGTGATAGTGTTAAAAAAGGTCAGGGTTTGCTTATTATTGAGGCGATGAAGATGCAGAATGAGTTTAAGGCACCCAGGGACGGGATAGTGAAGAAAATATTGGTTCAGAAAGGTCAAACGGTAAATAGCAAAGATGCGCTGGTGGTTATTGAATAGCGAGTTTTTCGTCTTACTTTATGCGGTACAGAAACCCTTATCATTTTACAGTTTAAGTTATTCCCTAAGACCGACAGACAAAAGGCGATTATCAATATGGACAAAGATGCCGTTTAACTTTGAACAACAATATAATTGAAATGCTATATAGCCCTGCGGACATAAAAGATTTAAATTATGAACACGATTTAAATAATCCAGGTGAATATCCATATACCCGCGGTATTTACCCCACAATGTATTCAGGCAGACTCTGGACAATGCGTCAGTATGCGGGATTTGGGACGGCAGAGGAATCAAATAAACGATACCACTATCTTTTAAAACAAGGGCAGACCGGACTTTCGGTAGCATTCGATTTGCCTACCCAAATGGGCTATGATTCTACTGATCCGATGGCTGAAGGTGAAGTCGGTAAGACCGGTGTTGCAATTGATACCCTTGCGGATATGGAAATTTTATTCAAGGGTATCCCTCTTGATAAGGTGAGCACTTCAATGACGATAAATGCGACAGCCTCAATTATTCTTTGTATGTACATTGCAGTAGCAGAAAAACAGAATGTATCACCCGCAGTCCTTGAAGGTACAGTTCAAAATGATATTCTAAAGGAATATATTGCTCGGGGGACATATATCTTTCCTCCTGAACCATCAATGAAATTGACGATAGATTTGATTGAATATTGCAGCAAAAATTTACCTAAATGGAATACGATTTCCATCTCCGGTTATCATATCCGGGAAGCGGGTTCTACTGCAGTTCAGGAGATTGCCTTTACTTTCTCTAATGGAATCGCCTATGTGAATGCTGCTCTAAAAAGGGGAATGGATATCGACTCTTTTGCCCCACGACTTTCGTTTTTCTTTAATTGTCACAATAATTTCATTGAAGAGGTGGCAAAATTCCGCGCTGCACGCAGGCTTTGGGCAAGAATAATGAAAGAAAGGTTTGGTGCGAGAAATCCGAGATCCTGGATGTTGAGATTTCACACCCAGACCGGCGGTTCAACCCTTACTGCACAGGAACCTTTAAACAATGCGATAAGGGTTGCCTATCAGGCACTAGCGGCGGTATTTGGTGGAACTCAGTCACTCCATACAAATTCTTTTGATGAGGCATTGGGGCTTCCCACTGAAGAATCGGTAAAATTGGCACTGAGAACTCAGCAGATCATCGGTTATGAGACTGGAATTCCGGAAATTATTGATCCTTGGGGTGGCTCATATGCAATTGAGGCAATGACCAATAAAATAGAAAAAGAAGCAATAGAGTACATAGAAAGAATAGAAGAATTGGGCGGTGCAATAAAGGCAATTGAACAGGGATATTTTCAAAGAGAGATTCACAAAAGTGCCTACGAGTATCAGAAAAAAATTGAAAAAGGTGAAATAAATATTCTTGGTGTTAATAAATTTAAAAGTGAAGAAAAAACAAAAACAAAGATTCTGAAAGTTAGACCTGCAGTTGTGCAAAGGCAGATTAAAAGACTGAGAAAAATATTGTCCGAGCGCGATAATGCCAGTGTTAGGGAGAAACTAAACAATTTGAAAATCGCGGTAGAAAAAAATGAAAACTTAATGCCTTATATTCTCGATTGTGTAAAAGCTTATGCTACAATTGGTGAAATTACTGCGGAACTTAAAAAAGTCTATGGTGAGTATAAAGAGCAGAAGATAATATGAAATTTATAAAGGTTTTATCATCGCTCACAAAAAATTTTGAGAAACATAATGTGCGATATGCGCTTATCGGTGGTTTCTCGCTTTTTGTATTTGGTATTCCCAGAACCACAGTTGACCTTGATTTTCTCATTAATAAAGAAGATTTAGAAAAACTTGATAAAATAATGGATAAACTTGGATATAAACTAATTTTTAGAACCGATAATGTATCTCAATATGCAGGTAAAACAAAAGAACTAGGTGGTATTGATTTTATCCATGGATTCAGAAAGTATGCTTTAGCAATGCTGGCAAGGGCAAGGAAATGGAAAATAAAAGATATAGAAATTAAGGTTCTACAACCTGAAGATATAATTGGCTTGAAAGTGCAGGCAATTGCCAATAAACCCGAGCGCAAAAACAGGGAACTTGCAGATATTGAGAGCATACTTGAAAAGTTCTCTAAGAATATTGATTGGGAACTTTTAAAAGAATATTTCCACCTGTTTGGTTTTGACAAAGATTTCAATGAATTGAAAAAGAGATATGGGTAGATTAACAGATGGTGAGAAAAGAGACTTACTGGCTGATGCACGTTTAAAATCAAGAAGACGGGATTTTGATAGATTGGCAAGATTAAAAGTTAAAGGCTTCAGCCTAAAATTGCTCGAAGAGTTAACTGATTTAATAAAAATTGACTATCAACAAAAGAGAATAGAAGCAAAAAGGAATAAATTGTGAAATTAATTTCTTTAAATTTAGGAAGAGTAAACAAATTGGCTCATTTGAAATTTATCAGTAAGGAGGCTGAATGAATTCTCTACTTCTTGGTTTTGGCGCAATTATACTTTTTTTGACTGCCTATAAATTCTATGGTAGGAGACTTGAGCGGTTATTCAATATTAATCCAGAGAATAAAACGCCTGCCCATTATAAGTATGACGGTGTGGATTATGTGCCAGCAAAAAACTGGCTTGTCTTGTTTGGACACCATTTTTCATCCATTGCCGGTGCCGGTCCGATTTTAGGACCGGTCATTGCCTGTGCGGTCTGGGGTTGGGGACCTGCAATTCTATGGATTGTGATAGGTTCAATATTTGTTGGCGGTGTTCATGATTTTTCAAGTTTGATGCTCTCCTTGCGCAATGATGGACGGTCGATCGGTGATACTACAGAGATCACCCTTGGCGTCAGGGCAAAGATAATATTTTCTTTATTTGTCTGGCTCTCTCTGATTCTTGTTATTGCGGTATTTGCTGCATCTGCAGCGAAGACCCTTGAGACGACACCAGAAATTGTTATTCCGACTTTTGGTATAATCCCGACCGCAATTCTCGTCGGTCTAATGCTTTATCAT
Encoded proteins:
- a CDS encoding DUF167 domain-containing protein is translated as MSYCNEYVLGYMLINIHTIPNAKKKEVIMLGKDLYKVKLISPPEKGKANEELIEVLADYFNTKKSNIRIIKGEFGRDKVVEIENR
- a CDS encoding biotin/lipoyl-containing protein, with protein sequence MAYLIRIEDKEYTGSISRIGASFNILLNGKNIFAEVAGIEKDKLTLIIENRPYQVFLDGENHLTINGESYSFEVIDEQVAKVLKSAPDIGHKKEVTVTAPMPGLVIEVEVNEGDSVKKGQGLLIIEAMKMQNEFKAPRDGIVKKILVQKGQTVNSKDALVVIE
- a CDS encoding nucleotidyl transferase AbiEii/AbiGii toxin family protein, whose translation is MKFIKVLSSLTKNFEKHNVRYALIGGFSLFVFGIPRTTVDLDFLINKEDLEKLDKIMDKLGYKLIFRTDNVSQYAGKTKELGGIDFIHGFRKYALAMLARARKWKIKDIEIKVLQPEDIIGLKVQAIANKPERKNRELADIESILEKFSKNIDWELLKEYFHLFGFDKDFNELKKRYG